A genomic window from Chitinophaga pollutisoli includes:
- the rpsG gene encoding 30S ribosomal protein S7, which produces MRKQAAKKLPLAPDPRFQDKLVTRFVNNIMEQGKKSIAYRIFYDAVDRVSQMTNENGYEVWKKALSNVTPAVEVRSRRIGGATFQIPAEVRADRKVSLSIKWLVRYAGDRNGKSMAEKLANEIVAASKGEGAAFKKKEDTHRMAEANKAFSHFKV; this is translated from the coding sequence ATGAGAAAGCAAGCTGCTAAAAAATTACCCCTGGCTCCCGATCCCAGGTTCCAGGATAAACTGGTAACCCGTTTCGTGAATAACATCATGGAGCAAGGAAAAAAGAGCATTGCCTACCGTATTTTCTACGATGCGGTTGACCGTGTTAGCCAGATGACCAACGAAAACGGCTACGAAGTTTGGAAAAAAGCACTTTCCAACGTAACTCCCGCCGTTGAAGTACGCAGCCGCCGTATCGGTGGTGCTACTTTCCAGATCCCCGCAGAAGTTCGCGCCGACCGTAAAGTGTCCCTGAGCATCAAATGGCTGGTTCGTTACGCTGGCGACAGGAATGGTAAGAGCATGGCTGAGAAACTGGCGAACGAAATCGTAGCCGCCAGCAAAGGTGAAGGTGCCGCTTTCAAAAAGAAAGAAGATACCCACCGTATGGCTGAAGCTAACAAAGCATTCTCCCACTTCAAGGTATAA
- a CDS encoding T9SS type A sorting domain-containing protein has translation MKTHLPGILFTIMIIAAANLPSRGQWVMARQVIATSGGSGIVGGIHFDYTIGEPSITTFSAGSRLLTQGFQQPEVLPPLLPGRNPVLDFSLFPNPALTTFKIQFNLLTHAFVSFMILNTSGQVILQDNRSFAPGKVVIPTSVDKLAAGIYTVMVKVNAFVFTEKLIVQ, from the coding sequence ATGAAGACACATTTACCCGGCATCCTTTTTACCATTATGATCATAGCCGCTGCAAATCTCCCTTCCAGGGGGCAGTGGGTGATGGCAAGACAAGTAATAGCCACTTCCGGAGGCAGCGGAATAGTTGGCGGCATCCATTTCGATTATACCATCGGCGAGCCTTCGATCACTACTTTTTCAGCAGGTTCCAGGTTGCTGACGCAAGGATTTCAGCAGCCGGAAGTACTGCCTCCCTTGCTACCCGGCCGCAATCCCGTACTGGATTTTTCCCTCTTTCCCAATCCCGCACTCACTACATTCAAAATTCAATTCAACCTCCTGACGCACGCTTTCGTTTCCTTCATGATCCTCAACACCTCCGGGCAGGTAATCCTCCAGGACAACCGGAGCTTCGCCCCGGGTAAAGTCGTGATCCCCACTTCGGTCGATAAACTCGCGGCAGGAATTTATACCGTGATGGTGAAAGTCAATGCTTTCGTCTTCACCGAAAAACTCATCGTTCAATAG
- a CDS encoding branched-chain amino acid aminotransferase, translating to MMAVEYPTAKSTVMEEAKQRIKVTKTSRSRLPEVDFDHLVFGKKYADHMLVADFDGKEWTNAEIVPFQPFNVSPSNAAWHYGQAIFEGIKAYNDQEGNPMIFRPYDNYARFNRSAERMGMPDVPEWLFIGGMAMLIDLDRGWVPSNEGCSLYLRPFMIAMDEFIGVRPSDTYRFAVINSPSGPYFNKPIHLLVQDKYIRAFPGGVGYAKAAGNYGGAMYPTMQARKDGYDQILWVDGTEYKWLQECGTMNVFVIIGNRALTPDLTNGTILAGVTRASVIDVLADMGLEVEERPVSIEEVVAAHENGTLREVFGTGTAASVAYVEQLDYKEHKISLDTTKYEVGREVIERLDAIRTGKVADERGWNFIID from the coding sequence ATGATGGCAGTAGAATATCCCACCGCTAAATCTACCGTGATGGAAGAGGCGAAGCAGAGGATTAAGGTGACGAAAACCTCCCGGAGCCGGCTTCCGGAGGTAGATTTTGATCACCTGGTATTTGGGAAGAAATATGCAGACCATATGCTGGTGGCGGATTTCGACGGAAAAGAATGGACGAACGCGGAAATCGTGCCTTTCCAGCCCTTTAACGTAAGCCCCTCCAACGCCGCCTGGCATTACGGGCAGGCGATTTTTGAAGGGATCAAGGCGTACAACGACCAGGAGGGGAATCCGATGATTTTTCGTCCGTACGACAACTACGCGCGTTTTAATAGGAGCGCCGAGCGTATGGGGATGCCCGATGTGCCGGAATGGCTCTTTATCGGCGGCATGGCCATGCTGATCGACCTCGACCGGGGCTGGGTGCCTTCGAACGAGGGTTGCTCCCTGTACCTGCGGCCGTTTATGATCGCGATGGACGAATTCATTGGCGTGCGGCCTTCCGACACTTACCGTTTCGCGGTCATCAACAGCCCTTCGGGCCCATATTTCAACAAGCCTATCCACCTGTTGGTGCAGGACAAATACATCCGTGCTTTCCCGGGCGGCGTTGGTTATGCGAAAGCGGCCGGCAACTACGGCGGGGCGATGTACCCGACCATGCAGGCCCGGAAAGACGGCTACGACCAGATCCTTTGGGTGGATGGTACGGAGTACAAATGGCTGCAGGAGTGCGGCACGATGAACGTGTTCGTGATCATCGGCAACCGCGCGCTGACGCCTGACCTCACGAACGGAACGATCCTGGCGGGGGTAACCCGCGCCAGCGTGATCGACGTGCTGGCGGATATGGGCCTGGAAGTAGAGGAGCGCCCCGTTTCCATTGAGGAAGTGGTGGCGGCCCATGAGAACGGGACCTTGCGCGAAGTGTTCGGTACGGGCACGGCGGCGAGCGTGGCGTATGTGGAGCAGCTGGATTACAAGGAGCACAAGATCAGCCTGGACACCACGAAGTATGAAGTGGGGCGGGAAGTGATTGAAAGGCTGGATGCGATCCGGACGGGCAAGGTGGCCGACGAACGGGGCTGGAACTTTATAATCGACTGA
- a CDS encoding PorV/PorQ family protein, with the protein MPTNEIEKGKDPDRSVVESIFTSFSDAPGGFAEEMRECAFSGGIEYAYRDAFFVRTGYFYEHPEKGRRQQFSSGFGVRVQGFQLDFAWLLPTVPSIRQRQSLHFTLMYTPFRDN; encoded by the coding sequence TTGCCGACCAACGAGATCGAGAAAGGTAAAGATCCCGACAGAAGCGTCGTAGAATCCATCTTCACTTCGTTCAGCGACGCACCGGGCGGTTTTGCTGAGGAGATGCGCGAATGCGCCTTCTCCGGCGGGATCGAGTATGCATACCGGGATGCATTTTTTGTGCGGACCGGCTATTTCTACGAGCATCCGGAAAAAGGGCGCCGGCAGCAATTTTCGTCGGGCTTCGGTGTACGTGTGCAAGGCTTCCAACTGGATTTTGCATGGCTGCTGCCCACGGTGCCAAGTATCCGTCAGAGGCAGAGCCTGCACTTCACGCTCATGTACACCCCATTCAGGGATAACTGA
- a CDS encoding PorV/PorQ family protein, protein MQLYKLIPVIAGMLAATPSVAQTTALRPVNTGAAFLLVNPDARSNALGGAITGLEPDANALSGNAAKLPFAGEYGASVSYSPWMYDLSDKKTNMTYLSGFKTWNGQESLGAAIRYFNYGDVTFRDDNGNLLQQYKPREYAIDLAYARKLGSRYALSITARYIRSELGNGHYNGQLQKPASAVAGDIGFYSQGYKDHIDGNNRFAWGLSLTNIGSKLSYTDASDGRSFLPMGLRIGGGYTFVHTEDHKFTLAAEIHKLLVPTPPFTSWMRTGCRPTRSRKVKIPTEAS, encoded by the coding sequence ATGCAATTATATAAACTGATTCCCGTTATCGCGGGAATGCTGGCGGCAACCCCGTCGGTGGCACAAACCACCGCGCTCCGCCCTGTCAACACCGGAGCCGCATTCCTCCTCGTAAACCCCGATGCCCGGAGCAACGCATTGGGCGGCGCCATCACCGGCCTCGAGCCAGATGCCAATGCGCTTTCCGGCAACGCGGCCAAACTTCCCTTCGCCGGCGAATACGGCGCCAGCGTATCGTACTCGCCCTGGATGTACGATCTGTCTGACAAAAAGACGAACATGACGTATCTGTCTGGATTCAAAACCTGGAACGGACAGGAAAGTCTCGGCGCCGCTATCCGTTACTTCAATTACGGCGACGTCACCTTCCGCGATGATAACGGCAATCTCCTGCAGCAATACAAGCCCCGGGAATACGCCATCGACCTTGCCTATGCGCGCAAACTCGGGAGCAGGTACGCCCTTTCCATTACTGCACGATATATCCGCAGCGAATTGGGCAATGGTCATTACAACGGTCAGTTGCAGAAGCCCGCATCCGCCGTGGCTGGGGATATCGGATTTTACTCGCAGGGATATAAAGATCATATCGACGGCAATAACCGTTTTGCCTGGGGCCTCAGCCTGACAAATATCGGCTCAAAACTTTCTTACACGGATGCATCTGACGGGAGATCGTTCCTACCCATGGGGCTCCGTATCGGCGGCGGCTACACGTTCGTGCATACGGAAGACCATAAGTTCACGCTAGCGGCGGAAATCCACAAACTGCTCGTGCCTACTCCCCCGTTTACAAGCTGGATGCGGACGGGTTGCCGACCAACGAGATCGAGAAAGGTAAAGATCCCGACAGAAGCGTCGTAG
- a CDS encoding DUF6934 family protein — protein sequence MDLETYKCEPIILRNTYDAFCFESIGPKGGIQKVIYFYPIILIGNSYVNLSFGDWDEKTKEVNDESISNNGDTSKILATVAFTALQYARQHDRKPIFVMGTCRARTRLYQMALNAHRLLVESLFVVSGLIAGEWQEFVPGRNYTAFMFSIR from the coding sequence ATGGATTTAGAAACATATAAGTGTGAGCCCATCATCTTGCGCAACACTTACGATGCATTTTGTTTCGAAAGTATCGGCCCTAAAGGAGGAATTCAAAAAGTAATTTATTTCTATCCAATTATATTAATTGGTAATTCTTATGTGAATTTATCTTTTGGAGATTGGGATGAAAAAACAAAAGAGGTGAATGACGAATCAATTTCAAACAATGGAGATACAAGTAAAATTCTCGCCACTGTTGCATTTACGGCTTTGCAATATGCTCGTCAGCACGACAGAAAACCCATATTCGTTATGGGAACGTGTAGAGCACGGACCAGATTATATCAAATGGCGTTGAATGCTCATCGTTTGTTAGTTGAAAGTTTGTTTGTCGTGTCTGGATTAATTGCCGGTGAATGGCAGGAATTTGTTCCGGGAAGAAATTATACAGCCTTTATGTTTTCAATCAGATAG
- the rpsL gene encoding 30S ribosomal protein S12: protein MPTIQQLVRKGREIIRAKSKSRALDACPQRRGVCTRVYTTTPKKPNSALRKVAKVKLTNKVEVIAYIPGEGHNLQEHSIVLIRGGRVKDLPGVRYHIVRGSLDTAGVKDRKQSRSKYGTKKEKAKK from the coding sequence ATGCCTACAATACAACAATTAGTAAGAAAAGGAAGAGAAATTATCCGGGCCAAATCCAAGTCCAGAGCGTTGGATGCTTGCCCGCAGCGTCGTGGCGTATGTACCCGTGTGTACACTACCACTCCGAAGAAACCGAACTCCGCGTTGCGTAAAGTAGCGAAAGTGAAGCTGACCAACAAAGTGGAGGTTATCGCTTACATTCCGGGTGAAGGTCACAACCTGCAGGAGCACTCTATCGTACTGATCCGTGGTGGCAGGGTGAAGGACCTTCCGGGTGTTCGTTACCACATCGTTCGCGGTAGCCTCGATACTGCTGGTGTGAAAGACCGTAAGCAAAGCCGTTCCAAGTATGGTACCAAAAAGGAAAAGGCTAAAAAATAA